One region of Bacterioplanoides sp. SCSIO 12839 genomic DNA includes:
- a CDS encoding hypoxanthine-guanine phosphoribosyltransferase, producing the protein MSQPLTLEELNKVMEEADLLKSEQEVEAALSSMADAITDRLKDSMPVVYGIMNGGLVTAGRLLPKLNFPLEQGYMHATRYRGETTGSTDLQWQAPPSIDMTDRTVLIVDDIFDEGNTLCEVVRSCKQQGAKEVITAVLVNKVHDRKNTDLCIDIVGMDVEDRYVFGCGMDYRGYWRNAPGIYAVKGL; encoded by the coding sequence ATGAGCCAGCCACTGACTCTGGAAGAATTAAACAAGGTGATGGAAGAAGCTGATCTGCTGAAGTCCGAGCAGGAAGTTGAAGCAGCATTATCTTCAATGGCGGATGCCATTACTGATCGTTTAAAAGATTCGATGCCTGTGGTGTACGGCATTATGAATGGCGGCCTGGTAACGGCTGGTCGTTTGTTGCCTAAGCTGAACTTCCCGCTGGAGCAGGGCTATATGCACGCCACGCGTTATCGTGGTGAAACGACCGGCTCAACCGATCTGCAATGGCAGGCACCGCCGTCAATTGATATGACGGATCGCACGGTACTGATCGTGGATGATATTTTTGACGAAGGAAATACGCTGTGTGAAGTGGTCCGGTCCTGCAAACAGCAGGGTGCAAAAGAAGTAATTACTGCCGTTTTGGTTAATAAGGTGCATGACCGTAAAAATACCGATCTGTGCATCGATATCGTGGGTATGGATGTTGAAGATCGTTACGTGTTTGGTTGCGGTATGGACTATCGCGGTTACTGGCGTAATGCGCCGGGTATTTATGCGGTAAAAGGCCTGTAA
- the dapE gene encoding succinyl-diaminopimelate desuccinylase → MTTDTANNQSLTPTLELAFDLIRRHSVTPEDAGCQALMMERLAAAGFKNEELRFEEVDNFWSRRGTEGPLVCFAGHTDVVPTGPESNWDNPPFEPAIIDGMLHGRGAADMKGSLAAFLVATENFVKKHPNHKGSIAYLITSDEEGPAKNGTVKVVETLEARNEKIDMCIVGEPSSTSAVGDTVKNGRRGSLGCVLKVHGKQGHVAYPHLAENPVHTAAPALAELAAEHWDEGNDFFPATSFQISNINAGTGATNVIPGELEVVFNFRFSTELTAEILQQRTEAILDKHGLKYDIEWNLSGQPFLTDCGPLVDASVQAIKEITGRDTELSTAGGTSDGRFIAPTGAQVLELGPINATIHQVNEHVSADDLNTLTTVYERMLELLLAAD, encoded by the coding sequence ATGACAACCGATACAGCCAACAACCAGTCATTAACCCCCACACTGGAACTGGCTTTTGATCTGATCCGCCGCCACTCAGTGACTCCGGAAGACGCAGGTTGTCAGGCACTGATGATGGAGCGTCTGGCTGCAGCAGGCTTCAAAAACGAAGAACTACGTTTTGAAGAGGTTGATAATTTCTGGTCACGCCGTGGCACCGAAGGCCCGCTGGTGTGTTTTGCTGGCCATACAGACGTGGTGCCCACCGGCCCGGAATCAAACTGGGACAACCCACCGTTTGAACCCGCCATTATCGATGGCATGTTACACGGTCGTGGCGCCGCGGATATGAAAGGTTCATTGGCAGCGTTTTTGGTTGCCACCGAGAACTTTGTAAAAAAACATCCGAACCACAAAGGCTCCATCGCTTATCTGATTACCAGCGATGAAGAAGGTCCGGCCAAAAACGGCACTGTAAAAGTCGTTGAAACACTGGAAGCGCGCAACGAAAAAATCGACATGTGTATTGTTGGTGAGCCGTCATCCACCAGCGCTGTTGGCGATACCGTAAAAAACGGTCGTCGTGGCTCACTTGGCTGCGTATTAAAAGTGCACGGCAAGCAAGGTCACGTGGCCTACCCTCACCTGGCAGAAAACCCGGTGCACACAGCGGCCCCTGCGCTGGCGGAACTGGCAGCTGAACACTGGGATGAAGGCAATGACTTCTTCCCGGCGACCAGTTTCCAGATTTCCAACATCAACGCAGGCACCGGAGCCACTAATGTGATTCCGGGCGAGCTGGAAGTGGTTTTTAACTTCCGTTTTTCCACCGAACTGACGGCTGAGATTCTGCAACAACGTACCGAAGCCATTCTCGATAAGCACGGCCTGAAATACGACATCGAATGGAACCTGAGCGGCCAGCCATTCCTGACCGACTGCGGCCCATTAGTGGATGCCAGCGTTCAGGCAATCAAAGAAATTACCGGCCGTGATACTGAATTGTCGACGGCTGGCGGAACCTCCGATGGTCGTTTTATTGCCCCCACCGGCGCCCAGGTGCTGGAGCTGGGTCCTATTAATGCCACGATTCACCAGGTCAACGAACACGTATCTGCCGATGACCTCAACACCCTGACGACCGTCTACGAGCGCATGCTGGAACTGCTGTTAGCAGCTGATTGA
- a CDS encoding putative RNA methyltransferase, whose translation MTDGLASLLICPVCQAPLSSDDNKHWYCANNHSFDRARQGYLNLLLAHKKRSKAPGDDAQMVAARQRLLDSGVYQPISDLLNNAVQQASANSPMQLCDVGCGEGYYTERLANHLTSNNINNRCYGVDISKEAVKSAARRSKQSGLKSEQAEWLVASGAALPFQPQSLDAITCLFTRLMPEGFRSVLKPSGTVFTINTGLTHLREMRDILYPEVKDSCFNPTKVMSQHGFICVNEQPLNYTIELTSSQQIHDLLLMTPHVWKANTEARQRLLEHEQLSLSIDVVLHQFVLSEEPDDTNGESA comes from the coding sequence ATGACTGATGGCTTAGCTTCTCTTCTGATCTGCCCGGTGTGTCAGGCGCCACTGAGCAGTGACGACAACAAACACTGGTACTGTGCTAACAACCACAGCTTTGATCGTGCCCGCCAGGGGTATCTCAATCTATTACTGGCACATAAAAAACGTTCGAAAGCACCTGGTGATGATGCCCAGATGGTGGCAGCCCGTCAGCGCTTGCTGGATTCCGGTGTATATCAACCCATTTCAGACTTACTGAACAACGCCGTTCAGCAAGCAAGCGCAAACAGCCCCATGCAACTGTGCGATGTTGGCTGTGGTGAAGGGTATTACACCGAGCGACTGGCAAATCATTTAACATCAAACAACATTAACAATCGTTGCTATGGTGTTGATATTTCTAAAGAAGCTGTCAAAAGCGCGGCTCGCCGAAGCAAGCAGTCCGGCCTTAAAAGTGAGCAAGCGGAATGGCTGGTAGCCTCGGGTGCTGCACTACCATTTCAACCCCAATCACTGGATGCCATCACTTGTTTATTCACTCGCCTGATGCCCGAAGGGTTTCGCAGTGTATTAAAACCGTCTGGTACCGTGTTCACCATCAACACCGGATTAACTCACCTGCGCGAGATGCGCGACATCCTCTACCCGGAAGTGAAAGACAGTTGCTTTAACCCCACAAAGGTCATGTCGCAGCATGGCTTCATCTGCGTTAACGAGCAGCCGCTTAATTACACCATCGAATTGACATCCAGCCAGCAGATACACGACCTGCTACTGATGACCCCTCATGTCTGGAAGGCCAATACCGAAGCGCGCCAACGGCTGCTTGAACACGAACAGCTTTCCCTCAGCATTGATGTGGTTCTGCATCAGTTTGTACTGTCCGAAGAGCCGGACGATACCAACGGAGAATCGGCATGA
- a CDS encoding DNA polymerase III subunit chi encodes MTQVYFYILGGQNITDQWLFACRLTQKAVRKGNNILLQVDNEQQAKELSDLLWCHHPEAFIPHSLSGSSQANPDNSPGQVCINWHTDPEHQDFPAHQHDVLINLSGKMPDFFGRFYRFIEVVVQHDDVLDYTRKHYKFLKDRGYPITHEDMRLR; translated from the coding sequence ATGACCCAGGTGTATTTTTATATTCTGGGTGGGCAAAACATCACCGACCAGTGGCTGTTTGCTTGTCGCCTGACCCAGAAAGCCGTACGCAAGGGTAACAACATCCTGCTGCAGGTCGATAACGAACAACAGGCCAAAGAGCTGAGTGATTTATTGTGGTGTCACCACCCTGAAGCGTTTATCCCACATTCATTGAGTGGCAGCAGTCAGGCAAACCCAGACAATAGCCCAGGCCAGGTGTGCATCAACTGGCACACAGACCCGGAGCATCAGGACTTTCCAGCCCATCAACATGATGTCCTGATCAACCTGAGTGGAAAAATGCCTGACTTTTTTGGACGCTTTTATCGTTTTATCGAAGTCGTGGTACAACATGACGACGTACTGGACTACACTCGTAAACATTACAAATTTCTTAAAGATCGTGGTTATCCAATTACCCACGAAGATATGAGACTGCGTTGA